The following are encoded in a window of Corynebacterium marinum DSM 44953 genomic DNA:
- a CDS encoding ATP-dependent DNA helicase: MTEEPLNHSTGELLDAAVTALSGSRRDGQVAMADAVTRALETERHLAVQAGTGTGKSLAYLVPALRHAQATDSTVIVSTATIALQRQLVERDLPRLADALEPVMPRRPTFAIMKGRSNYVCLNRIGAAEDPEDALLGEGDVSWLGRHVARVHEWAQETETGDRDDLEPGVPDLAWRQVSVTANECLGASRCPHGAECFAELAKRKAQDVDVVVTNHALLAIDALADIDVLPEHDVVIVDEAHELDGRITSVATNELSRTALTLAAKRAGKLGADGVDDKLVELTDDWQAAAATLPDGRWTDLDEIARGPLAGLRDGLWSLREAVARSPEGESANDPEKAAERVNLANHLQELHDAIVRILTVFDESDPAAQRDVVWLERDDRRGDVLTVAPLSVAGLLHEKLFGEQTVVLTSATLTIGGRFDAMAAAWGLPKGTWDRLDAGTPFDPRKAGILYTARHLPDPGRDGLPEETLDEIHDLIMAAGGRTLGLFSSRRAAEQAAEAMKKRLPFDVYCQGEDTTGALVEKFARNENACLFGTLTLWQGVDVPGPACSLVLIDRIPFPRPDDPLLQARKEAATAEGRNGFMEVAATHAALLLAQGAGRLLRSVTDRGVVAVLDNRLATKRYGSFLRASMPSFWETTDPTVVRGALKRLVR; the protein is encoded by the coding sequence GTGACCGAGGAACCACTGAATCATTCGACGGGGGAGCTTCTCGACGCCGCCGTCACCGCCCTCAGCGGTTCCCGCCGCGACGGGCAGGTGGCGATGGCCGACGCCGTGACCCGCGCCCTGGAGACGGAACGCCACCTCGCCGTGCAGGCGGGCACCGGCACCGGCAAGTCGCTGGCCTACCTGGTGCCCGCGCTCCGGCACGCGCAGGCGACCGACTCGACGGTGATAGTGTCCACCGCGACGATCGCCCTCCAGCGCCAGCTGGTCGAACGGGACCTTCCCCGGTTGGCGGACGCGTTGGAGCCGGTGATGCCACGCCGCCCCACCTTCGCCATCATGAAGGGCCGGTCCAACTACGTGTGCCTCAACCGGATCGGCGCGGCGGAGGATCCGGAGGACGCTCTCCTGGGCGAAGGCGACGTCTCCTGGCTGGGCCGCCACGTCGCCCGCGTCCACGAATGGGCGCAGGAGACGGAGACCGGCGACCGGGACGACCTGGAGCCGGGTGTGCCGGATCTGGCCTGGCGGCAGGTGTCGGTCACGGCCAACGAATGCCTGGGGGCGAGCCGCTGCCCGCACGGCGCGGAGTGTTTCGCCGAGCTGGCCAAACGCAAGGCGCAGGACGTCGACGTCGTGGTGACCAACCACGCCCTGCTGGCCATCGACGCGCTCGCGGACATCGACGTCCTACCCGAGCATGACGTGGTCATCGTCGACGAGGCCCACGAACTCGACGGCCGGATCACTTCCGTGGCCACCAACGAGCTCTCCCGCACCGCCCTGACCCTGGCCGCCAAGCGCGCCGGAAAGTTGGGGGCGGACGGCGTGGACGACAAACTGGTGGAACTCACCGACGACTGGCAGGCAGCGGCGGCAACGCTTCCCGACGGCCGCTGGACCGACCTCGACGAGATCGCCCGCGGCCCGCTGGCCGGCCTGCGCGACGGGCTGTGGTCCCTGCGGGAGGCCGTCGCCCGCTCCCCCGAGGGGGAGAGCGCCAACGACCCGGAAAAGGCGGCGGAGCGGGTCAACCTGGCCAACCACCTGCAGGAACTGCACGACGCCATCGTCCGCATCCTCACCGTCTTCGACGAATCCGACCCCGCCGCCCAACGCGATGTCGTCTGGCTGGAACGCGACGACCGGCGCGGCGACGTCCTCACCGTCGCCCCGCTCTCGGTCGCCGGGCTGCTGCACGAGAAACTCTTCGGCGAGCAGACCGTCGTGCTCACCTCCGCCACGCTGACCATCGGCGGGCGATTCGACGCCATGGCCGCCGCCTGGGGTCTGCCGAAAGGCACGTGGGATCGCCTGGACGCGGGAACCCCCTTCGATCCGCGGAAGGCCGGCATCCTCTACACCGCCCGGCACCTGCCGGACCCCGGCCGCGACGGCCTGCCGGAGGAGACACTCGACGAGATCCACGACCTCATCATGGCCGCCGGCGGACGGACCCTCGGGCTCTTCTCCTCCCGACGAGCGGCGGAACAGGCTGCTGAGGCCATGAAGAAGCGGTTGCCCTTCGACGTCTACTGCCAGGGGGAGGACACCACCGGCGCGCTGGTGGAGAAGTTCGCCAGGAACGAGAACGCGTGCCTCTTCGGCACCCTCACTCTGTGGCAGGGCGTCGACGTGCCGGGCCCGGCCTGCTCCCTCGTCCTCATCGACCGCATCCCCTTCCCGCGCCCCGACGATCCGCTGCTCCAGGCGCGGAAAGAGGCCGCCACCGCAGAGGGGCGCAACGGATTCATGGAGGTCGCCGCCACCCACGCCGCCCTGCTCCTGGCCCAGGGCGCGGGCCGTCTGCTCCGCTCCGTGACGGACCGCGGCGTGGTCGCCGTGCTGGACAACCGGCTGGCCACCAAACGTTACGGCTCGTTCCTGCGCGCCTCCATGCCCTCCTTCTGGGAGACCACCGACCCGACGGTGGTCCGGGGCGCCCTGAAAAGGCTGGTCAGGTAA
- a CDS encoding Crp/Fnr family transcriptional regulator — translation MSSNPVRQTCSHPHHCSTDVRMRVMARSPLTRDLTPEQHTELDTHLRAVAWAEGEPLMMAGETPGGVHLVMSGRVRVTRDTVDGEEITLDIAGPGDVIGPLDTAPVPVEDSAWAMETTCALFLRAETLGEVVATFPPLAMALLQLQQQRLTAGREREVAQSTRTVEQRVAGVLLQMAGRLGQSRPDGSVLLQVRLRRDDIAGMAATTVESASRAMAKMKRNGLIDSGREWVVILDAAGLADL, via the coding sequence ATGTCCAGCAACCCCGTCCGACAGACCTGTTCCCACCCCCACCACTGTTCCACGGACGTGCGGATGCGCGTCATGGCCCGTTCCCCCCTCACCCGGGATCTGACCCCGGAGCAGCACACGGAACTGGACACCCATCTGCGTGCGGTGGCCTGGGCGGAGGGCGAGCCGCTCATGATGGCCGGTGAGACCCCCGGCGGCGTGCACCTCGTCATGTCGGGCCGTGTGAGAGTCACCCGCGACACCGTCGACGGCGAGGAGATCACCCTCGACATCGCCGGCCCCGGCGACGTCATCGGCCCGCTCGACACCGCGCCGGTCCCGGTCGAGGACTCGGCGTGGGCGATGGAGACCACGTGCGCCCTGTTCCTGCGAGCCGAGACGCTGGGAGAGGTGGTGGCCACGTTCCCGCCGTTGGCGATGGCCCTGCTGCAGCTGCAGCAGCAGCGCCTGACGGCCGGACGGGAGCGGGAGGTCGCGCAGAGCACCCGCACGGTGGAGCAGCGCGTCGCCGGGGTCCTGCTGCAGATGGCCGGGCGCCTCGGGCAGTCCCGCCCCGACGGATCGGTGCTGCTTCAGGTCCGCCTGCGCCGCGACGATATCGCGGGCATGGCCGCCACCACGGTGGAATCGGCCTCCCGCGCGATGGCGAAGATGAAGCGCAACGGGTTGATCGATTCGGGCCGCGAGTGGGTCGTGATTCTCGACGCCGCCGGTCTCGCCGACCTCTGA
- a CDS encoding peptidyl-tRNA hydrolase, with amino-acid sequence MSGTDPLALAHDLLRARVSDNRHDRSEDPDRPETVQAMQIALHVPKADPPRRTDLLAASARAVVAVCLDERVATDSDWREGLTGWYDHLIRKVARRARNKAWLDAQAVPGVTVDVGGAQARAFVPSPVADIPPAVRKLQIQGTELPQDEPGAVDPRVPTILVDRGLRMTTGKAAAQVGHASMLLAASRDLDWVRAWAEKGFELDVREVASGEFSGYAGTPGVVAVRDAGFTEVAPDSLTVLAFAGQ; translated from the coding sequence CTGTCCGGCACTGATCCGCTCGCCCTGGCGCACGATCTCCTGCGCGCCCGGGTGAGCGACAACAGGCACGACCGTTCGGAGGACCCGGACCGCCCGGAGACGGTGCAGGCCATGCAGATCGCTCTGCACGTCCCGAAGGCCGATCCGCCGCGCCGCACCGACCTGCTGGCTGCCTCCGCTCGGGCGGTCGTCGCGGTCTGTCTGGACGAACGGGTGGCCACCGACTCCGACTGGCGGGAGGGACTGACGGGCTGGTACGACCACCTCATCCGCAAGGTGGCCCGTCGCGCCCGGAACAAGGCGTGGCTGGATGCGCAGGCGGTGCCCGGGGTGACTGTCGACGTCGGCGGGGCACAGGCCCGCGCTTTCGTCCCCTCTCCGGTGGCGGACATCCCGCCCGCGGTGCGCAAGCTGCAGATCCAGGGGACGGAACTGCCCCAAGACGAACCTGGGGCGGTCGATCCGCGAGTGCCGACCATCCTCGTCGACCGTGGGCTCCGCATGACCACCGGCAAGGCCGCCGCCCAGGTGGGCCACGCCAGTATGCTGCTGGCCGCCAGCCGGGACCTGGACTGGGTCAGGGCGTGGGCGGAGAAGGGCTTCGAGCTCGACGTGCGGGAGGTCGCATCCGGGGAGTTCTCCGGCTACGCCGGAACGCCGGGGGTGGTGGCGGTCCGCGACGCAGGCTTCACGGAGGTGGCCCCGGACTCGCTGACGGTCCTGGCCTTCGCGGGGCAGTAG
- the serB gene encoding phosphoserine phosphatase SerB yields MIPVADFDASSVVSDNSQGLQVSLQPGLESAVITLTGHDRPGVTAAFFRVLSAHNVQLLDVEQSQFRGHLSLAAFVGLDPAREERLREGLVDTLRGHGQRVSLEMYSQEQHSSPRSTHVAVVMGDPVTAADVSAIGQTLANYGANIDRIRGIADYPVTGLEIMITIANYEPGGGHSLRKALAEMTHELGVDIAIERAGLLRRSKRLVMFDCDSTLITGEVIEMLAAHAGKEAEVAEVTERAMRGEIDFEESLRERVATLKGLDASVIDAVADDLELTPGARTTIRTLKKMGYRTAVVSGGFIQVLQDLAEDLELDYVRANTLEIVDGKLTGRVIGEVVDRARKASLLREFAEDSGLQMYQTVAVGDGANDIDMLSAAGLGIAFNAKPALREVADTSVNYPFLDEVLHILGIPREEIDESDLEHGTFRRVPLEFVGADYSAE; encoded by the coding sequence ATGATCCCCGTGGCAGACTTTGATGCATCCTCCGTCGTATCCGATAACTCCCAGGGACTGCAGGTGTCGCTGCAGCCCGGGCTGGAGTCGGCCGTCATCACTCTCACCGGTCACGACCGGCCGGGTGTGACCGCCGCTTTCTTCCGGGTCCTGTCCGCGCACAACGTGCAGCTGCTGGATGTCGAACAGTCCCAGTTCCGCGGGCACCTCTCCCTCGCGGCCTTCGTGGGGCTGGATCCTGCCCGCGAAGAGCGCCTGCGCGAGGGGCTGGTGGACACCCTCCGCGGGCACGGCCAGCGCGTCTCGCTGGAGATGTACTCCCAGGAGCAGCACTCCTCCCCGCGGTCAACCCACGTCGCCGTGGTGATGGGCGACCCGGTCACCGCCGCCGACGTCTCCGCCATCGGTCAGACCCTGGCCAACTACGGGGCCAACATCGACCGCATCCGGGGCATCGCCGATTACCCGGTCACCGGCCTGGAAATCATGATCACCATCGCCAATTACGAGCCGGGCGGCGGGCATTCCCTGCGGAAGGCGCTGGCCGAGATGACCCACGAGCTGGGCGTCGACATCGCCATCGAGCGGGCCGGTCTCCTGCGCCGTTCCAAGCGCCTGGTCATGTTCGACTGCGATTCGACCCTGATCACGGGCGAGGTCATCGAGATGCTCGCGGCGCACGCGGGCAAAGAGGCGGAGGTCGCCGAGGTCACCGAGCGCGCGATGCGCGGGGAGATCGACTTCGAGGAGTCCCTGCGCGAGCGGGTCGCCACCCTCAAGGGGCTGGACGCATCCGTCATCGACGCAGTGGCCGACGACCTCGAGCTGACCCCGGGCGCGCGCACGACCATCCGCACCCTGAAGAAGATGGGTTACCGCACCGCCGTCGTGTCCGGCGGTTTCATCCAGGTGCTCCAGGACCTCGCCGAAGACCTCGAACTGGACTACGTCCGCGCGAACACCCTCGAGATCGTCGACGGCAAGCTCACCGGCCGGGTGATCGGCGAGGTCGTCGACCGCGCCAGGAAGGCCTCCCTGCTGCGCGAGTTCGCGGAGGATTCCGGTCTGCAGATGTACCAGACCGTCGCAGTCGGCGACGGCGCCAACGACATCGACATGCTCTCCGCCGCGGGTCTCGGCATCGCGTTCAACGCCAAGCCGGCGCTGCGCGAGGTCGCCGACACGTCGGTCAACTACCCCTTCCTCGACGAGGTGCTGCACATCCTGGGCATTCCGCGCGAGGAGATCGACGAGTCCGACCTGGAGCACGGCACCTTCCGCCGTGTCCCGCTCGAATTCGTCGGTGCGGACTATTCCGCAGAGTGA
- the ctaD gene encoding cytochrome c oxidase subunit I, with protein sequence MTAVAPRLDDYVEPTRPQPTGTARKGSRAWDMLITTDHKQLGIMYIIMSFSFFFLGGLMALLIRAELFTPGLQFLSNEQFNQLFTMHGTVMLLLFGTPIVWGFANYVLPLQIGAPDVAFPRLNAFGFWITTVGGVAMLAGFLTPGGAADFGWTMYSPLSDAVHTPGVGADLWIVGVGATGVGTVASAINMLTTILTLRAPGMTMFRLPIFTWNIFVTSVIALMIFPLLLAAALGVLYDRKLGGHIYDTGNGGAILWQHLFWFFGHPEVYVLALPFFGVISEVIPVFSRKPMFGYIGLVFATLAIGALSMAVWAHHMFVTGAVLLPFFSFMTFLISVPTGVKFFNWVGTMWKGHITWETPMIFAVGFMATFLFGGLTGIMLASPPLDFHLADSYFLIAHFHYTLFGTVVFASFAGVYFWFPKMTGRMLDERLGKIHFWLTFVGFHGTFLIQHWLGNMGMPRRYADYLDSDGFTLFNQISTVFSFLLGASVIPFIWNVFKSWRYGEVVTVDDPWGYGNSLEWATSCPPPRHNFVSLPRIRSERPAFELHYPHMVERMRREAHVTSRDERAEITQTPSPAEVR encoded by the coding sequence ATGACCGCAGTGGCGCCAAGGCTTGACGACTACGTCGAGCCGACCCGTCCTCAGCCGACAGGCACAGCCCGCAAGGGTTCCCGTGCCTGGGACATGCTGATCACCACCGACCACAAGCAGCTGGGCATCATGTACATCATCATGTCCTTCAGCTTCTTCTTCCTCGGCGGCCTGATGGCCCTGCTGATCCGTGCCGAGCTTTTCACGCCGGGTCTGCAGTTCCTGTCGAACGAGCAGTTCAACCAGCTGTTCACCATGCACGGCACCGTGATGCTGCTGCTGTTCGGCACGCCGATCGTCTGGGGCTTCGCCAACTATGTCCTCCCGCTGCAGATCGGCGCGCCGGATGTGGCCTTCCCCCGACTCAACGCCTTCGGTTTCTGGATCACCACCGTCGGCGGCGTCGCCATGCTCGCCGGCTTCCTGACCCCGGGCGGTGCGGCCGACTTCGGCTGGACCATGTACTCCCCGCTGTCGGACGCCGTCCACACCCCGGGCGTCGGCGCTGACCTGTGGATCGTCGGCGTGGGTGCGACTGGTGTGGGCACCGTCGCCTCCGCCATCAACATGCTGACCACCATCCTGACCCTGCGCGCGCCGGGCATGACCATGTTCCGCCTCCCCATCTTCACCTGGAACATCTTCGTCACCTCGGTCATCGCCCTGATGATCTTCCCCCTGCTGCTGGCCGCCGCACTCGGTGTCCTCTACGACCGCAAGCTGGGCGGCCACATCTACGACACCGGCAACGGTGGCGCCATCCTGTGGCAGCACCTCTTCTGGTTCTTCGGCCACCCGGAGGTCTACGTCCTGGCGCTGCCGTTCTTCGGCGTCATCTCCGAGGTCATCCCGGTGTTCTCCCGTAAGCCGATGTTCGGCTACATCGGCCTGGTCTTCGCGACCCTGGCCATCGGCGCCCTCTCCATGGCTGTGTGGGCCCACCACATGTTCGTCACCGGTGCCGTCCTCCTGCCGTTCTTCTCCTTCATGACCTTCCTGATCTCGGTCCCGACCGGCGTCAAGTTCTTCAACTGGGTCGGCACCATGTGGAAGGGCCACATCACGTGGGAGACCCCGATGATCTTCGCGGTCGGCTTCATGGCCACCTTCCTCTTCGGCGGCCTGACCGGCATTATGTTGGCCTCCCCGCCGCTGGACTTCCACCTGGCCGACAGCTACTTCCTGATCGCCCACTTCCACTACACCCTCTTCGGCACCGTCGTGTTCGCCTCTTTCGCCGGCGTGTACTTCTGGTTCCCGAAGATGACCGGCCGCATGCTCGACGAGCGTCTGGGCAAGATCCACTTCTGGCTCACCTTCGTCGGCTTCCACGGCACCTTCCTCATCCAGCACTGGCTGGGCAACATGGGCATGCCGCGCCGCTACGCCGACTACCTGGACTCTGACGGTTTCACTCTGTTCAACCAGATCTCCACCGTCTTCTCCTTCCTGCTCGGTGCGTCCGTCATCCCGTTCATCTGGAACGTCTTCAAGTCCTGGCGTTACGGCGAGGTCGTCACCGTGGACGATCCGTGGGGCTACGGCAACTCCCTCGAGTGGGCGACCTCCTGCCCGCCGCCGCGCCACAACTTTGTCTCCCTGCCGCGAATCCGCTCCGAGCGCCCCGCGTTCGAGCTGCACTACCCGCACATGGTCGAGCGCATGCGTCGTGAGGCCCACGTGACCTCCCGCGATGAGCGCGCGGAGATCACCCAGACTCCGTCCCCGGCCGAAGTCCGCTAA
- a CDS encoding FadR/GntR family transcriptional regulator — translation MTESPRTPAAPLLDNVLDELGRDIVAGTLPEGKTFTLQDLSSRFDISRTVAREVMRALEQLGLVSSSRRVGITVRPRSEWAVFDQAIIDWRLATPKERRHQLRSLNELRSGVEPQAARLAAISATDAQREELTGLAAKMRELGDSGEGSSQEFLEADVRFHALLLEASGNEMFAALAPSMLSVLHGRTRYGLQPSDPAPVALTAHENLARAVAEKNESGAEEQSRALLTEVSQIFVSDF, via the coding sequence ATGACCGAGTCACCCCGCACCCCGGCTGCCCCCCTGCTGGACAACGTCCTGGACGAGCTGGGCAGGGACATTGTGGCCGGCACCCTGCCGGAGGGCAAAACCTTCACCCTCCAGGACCTGTCCAGCCGCTTCGATATCTCCCGCACCGTCGCCCGCGAGGTGATGCGGGCGCTCGAACAGCTCGGACTCGTCTCATCCTCCCGTCGCGTGGGCATCACCGTCCGCCCCCGCTCCGAATGGGCGGTGTTCGACCAGGCCATCATCGACTGGCGCCTGGCGACGCCGAAGGAACGGCGCCATCAGCTGCGTTCCCTCAACGAGCTGCGCAGCGGCGTCGAGCCCCAGGCCGCCCGCCTCGCCGCCATCTCAGCGACCGACGCCCAGCGTGAGGAGCTGACCGGTCTCGCGGCGAAGATGCGCGAGCTGGGCGACTCCGGCGAGGGATCCTCCCAGGAGTTCCTGGAGGCCGACGTTCGCTTCCACGCGCTGCTCCTCGAGGCCTCCGGCAACGAGATGTTCGCCGCCCTCGCCCCCTCCATGCTCAGCGTCCTGCACGGCCGGACCCGCTACGGCCTGCAGCCCTCCGATCCTGCGCCGGTGGCGTTGACCGCCCACGAGAATCTGGCCCGGGCTGTGGCGGAGAAGAACGAGTCCGGCGCGGAAGAGCAGTCCCGCGCCCTGCTCACCGAGGTCTCGCAGATTTTCGTCAGCGACTTCTAG
- the nrdE gene encoding class 1b ribonucleoside-diphosphate reductase subunit alpha — protein sequence MQTTEQTAAADPIDQGEQLDYHALNALLNLYDGNGHIQFDKDREAANQFFLQHVNQNTVYFHDLEEKLNYLIENKYYESELLESYDFEFIKGLFQRAYKFKFRFPTFLGAYKYYTSYTLKTFDGRRYLERFEDRVTMTALFLANGSEELAESLVDEIMSGRFQPATPTFLNAGKAQRGELVSCFLLRIEDNMESIGRAINSALQLSKRGGGVALLLSNLREAGAPIKHIENQSSGVIPVMKLLEDSFSYANQLGARQGAGAVYLNAHHPDILSFLDTKRENADEKVRIKTLSLGVVIPDITFELAKRNDDMYLFSPYDVERIYGKPFGDVSVTELYDEMVEDPRIRKTKINARHFFQTLAELQFESGYPYIMFEDTVNAANPIDGRINMSNLCSEILQVNTPSTYHEDLSYETVGEDISCNLGSLNIAMAMDSPDFGRTIETAIRGLTSVAEFTSIDSVPSIREGNNASHAIGLGQMNLHGYLGREHIYYGSEEGLDFTNAYFAAVLYQALRASNKLAKERGQKFVGFEKSKYADGTYFDGFDPAEFAPKTDKVKSLFDASTATVPSAEDWAKLKAEVMQHGLYNRNLQAVPPTGSISYINNSTSSIHPIASKIEIRKEGKIGRVYYPAPHMDNDNLEYFQDSYEIGFEKIIDTYAVATRYVDQGLSLTLFFKDTATTRDINRAQIYAWRKGIKTLYYIRLRQVALEGTEIEGCVSCML from the coding sequence ATGCAGACCACAGAGCAGACCGCCGCCGCGGATCCCATCGATCAGGGGGAGCAGCTGGACTACCATGCGCTGAACGCGCTGCTGAACCTCTACGACGGGAACGGCCACATCCAGTTCGACAAGGACCGCGAGGCCGCGAACCAGTTCTTCCTCCAGCACGTCAACCAGAACACCGTGTACTTCCATGATCTGGAGGAGAAGCTCAACTACCTCATCGAGAACAAGTACTACGAGTCGGAGCTCCTGGAGTCCTACGACTTCGAGTTCATCAAGGGACTGTTCCAGCGGGCCTACAAGTTCAAGTTCCGCTTCCCGACGTTCCTGGGCGCCTACAAGTACTACACCTCGTACACCCTCAAGACTTTCGACGGCCGCCGCTACCTGGAGCGCTTCGAGGACCGTGTGACCATGACGGCGCTCTTCCTGGCCAACGGCAGCGAGGAGCTCGCCGAGAGCCTGGTCGACGAGATCATGTCTGGCCGCTTCCAGCCGGCCACCCCCACCTTCCTCAACGCCGGCAAGGCGCAGCGCGGCGAGCTCGTCTCCTGTTTCCTCCTGCGCATCGAGGACAACATGGAGTCCATCGGCCGGGCCATCAACTCCGCCCTGCAGCTGTCCAAGCGCGGCGGCGGCGTCGCCCTCCTCCTGAGCAACCTGCGCGAGGCCGGCGCGCCGATCAAGCACATCGAGAACCAGTCCTCCGGCGTCATCCCCGTGATGAAGCTCCTCGAGGACTCCTTCTCCTACGCCAACCAGCTCGGCGCCCGTCAGGGCGCGGGTGCCGTGTACCTCAACGCGCACCACCCGGACATCCTGTCCTTCCTCGACACCAAGCGCGAGAACGCCGACGAGAAGGTCCGCATCAAGACGCTCTCGCTCGGCGTCGTCATCCCGGACATCACCTTCGAGCTGGCCAAGCGCAACGACGACATGTACCTGTTCTCCCCGTACGACGTCGAGCGCATCTACGGCAAGCCCTTCGGCGACGTCTCCGTCACCGAGCTCTACGACGAGATGGTCGAGGATCCGCGGATCCGCAAGACCAAGATCAACGCCCGCCACTTCTTCCAGACCCTGGCGGAGCTGCAGTTCGAGTCGGGCTACCCGTACATCATGTTCGAGGACACGGTCAACGCCGCCAACCCCATCGACGGACGCATCAACATGTCCAACCTGTGCTCCGAGATCCTGCAGGTCAACACGCCGTCCACCTACCACGAGGACCTCTCCTACGAGACCGTCGGCGAGGACATCTCCTGCAACCTCGGTTCGTTGAACATCGCCATGGCGATGGATTCGCCGGACTTCGGCCGCACGATCGAGACCGCCATCCGCGGCCTGACCTCCGTCGCGGAGTTCACCAGCATCGACTCCGTCCCCTCGATCCGGGAGGGCAACAACGCCTCCCACGCGATCGGTCTGGGGCAGATGAACCTCCACGGTTACCTCGGCCGCGAGCACATCTACTACGGCTCCGAGGAAGGCCTCGACTTCACCAACGCCTACTTCGCCGCCGTGCTGTACCAGGCACTGCGGGCCTCCAACAAGCTGGCCAAGGAGCGCGGCCAGAAGTTCGTCGGGTTCGAGAAGTCGAAGTACGCCGACGGCACCTACTTCGACGGCTTCGACCCGGCTGAGTTCGCCCCGAAGACCGACAAGGTCAAGTCGCTTTTCGACGCCTCGACCGCCACCGTCCCCTCCGCGGAGGACTGGGCGAAGCTCAAGGCCGAGGTGATGCAGCACGGTCTGTACAACCGCAACCTGCAGGCGGTCCCGCCGACCGGTTCGATCTCCTACATCAACAACTCGACCTCGTCGATCCACCCGATCGCCTCGAAGATCGAGATCCGTAAGGAGGGCAAGATCGGCCGCGTCTACTACCCGGCGCCGCACATGGACAACGACAACCTGGAGTACTTCCAGGACTCGTACGAGATCGGCTTCGAGAAGATCATCGACACCTACGCCGTGGCCACCCGCTACGTCGACCAGGGCCTGTCGTTGACGCTGTTCTTCAAGGACACCGCCACCACCCGCGACATCAACCGCGCGCAGATCTACGCATGGCGCAAGGGCATCAAGACGCTGTACTACATCCGTCTCCGCCAGGTCGCGCTGGAGGGCACCGAGATCGAGGGCTGCGTGTCCTGCATGCTGTAA
- the nrdI gene encoding class Ib ribonucleoside-diphosphate reductase assembly flavoprotein NrdI — MLVVYFSSATENTRRFVEKLGLPNVRIPLYKAEEPLVVDEPYVLVCPTYGGGASMSHQNSRPVPIQVIRFLNNEHNRSFIRAVVSGGNTNFGADYGAAGEVIAKKCSVPYVYRFELMGTSEDVRILREGLITNAEALGLEPVRGEARTADTA; from the coding sequence ATGCTCGTCGTGTATTTCTCGTCCGCCACGGAGAACACGCGCCGCTTCGTCGAGAAGCTGGGTCTGCCGAACGTGCGGATCCCGCTGTACAAGGCTGAAGAACCGCTCGTCGTCGACGAGCCCTACGTGCTCGTGTGCCCCACCTACGGGGGCGGGGCCTCCATGAGCCACCAGAACTCGCGCCCGGTGCCGATTCAGGTGATCAGGTTCCTCAACAACGAACACAACCGCAGCTTCATCCGCGCGGTCGTCTCCGGCGGCAACACCAACTTCGGCGCCGATTACGGGGCCGCCGGGGAAGTGATCGCCAAGAAATGCAGCGTCCCGTACGTCTACCGCTTCGAGCTCATGGGCACCTCGGAGGATGTGCGTATTCTTCGGGAGGGGCTCATCACCAACGCGGAGGCGCTGGGACTCGAGCCGGTGCGCGGCGAGGCGCGCACGGCAGATACCGCGTGA
- the nrdH gene encoding glutaredoxin-like protein NrdH: MSITLYTKPACVQCKATQKALDRAGLNYETVDISLDDEARDYVLALGYLQAPVVEANGEHWSGFRPERINGLAAVVA, encoded by the coding sequence ATGTCCATCACCCTCTACACCAAGCCGGCCTGCGTTCAGTGCAAGGCCACCCAGAAGGCCCTCGACCGTGCGGGCCTGAACTACGAGACGGTGGACATCAGCCTCGACGACGAGGCGCGGGACTACGTCCTGGCGCTCGGTTACCTGCAGGCCCCGGTCGTGGAGGCCAACGGCGAGCACTGGTCCGGCTTCCGGCCGGAGCGCATCAACGGCCTCGCCGCCGTCGTCGCCTAG
- the ykgO gene encoding type B 50S ribosomal protein L36, translated as MKVRKSLRSLKNKPGAQVVRRHGKVFVINKKEPRFKARQG; from the coding sequence ATGAAGGTTCGCAAGTCGCTTCGGTCGCTGAAGAACAAGCCGGGCGCCCAGGTTGTGCGTCGTCACGGTAAGGTTTTCGTGATCAACAAGAAGGAACCGCGTTTCAAGGCCCGTCAGGGCTAA